A window of Clostridium sp. 'White wine YQ' contains these coding sequences:
- a CDS encoding helix-turn-helix transcriptional regulator, whose protein sequence is MKFSSRQEEIIRLVKEGQPITSEAIAEKLGLTRAALRPDLSVLTMMGILDARPKVGYVYSSNPSRSLVYDYISNIKAKDIMSKPAIVSEETMVYDAIVYLFLKDVGTLFVENDGNLTGAVSRKDFLKIAIGGTDIHKVPVGVIMTRMPNIIYASTEDTAFSIAQKIIGHEIDSIPIIEKETRDGRDIIRIVGKVSKTNITKLFVRLGDS, encoded by the coding sequence GTGAAATTTTCAAGTAGGCAAGAAGAAATAATTAGACTAGTAAAAGAGGGACAGCCTATTACATCAGAGGCAATAGCAGAAAAATTAGGACTTACAAGAGCGGCATTAAGACCAGACCTATCAGTTTTAACCATGATGGGAATATTGGATGCAAGACCAAAAGTAGGATATGTTTATTCATCAAATCCTTCAAGAAGTCTAGTATATGATTACATTTCCAACATTAAAGCTAAGGATATCATGTCTAAGCCAGCTATAGTTTCAGAAGAAACTATGGTTTATGATGCTATTGTATATCTTTTCTTAAAGGATGTTGGAACTCTTTTTGTTGAAAACGATGGAAATTTGACAGGTGCGGTTTCAAGAAAAGATTTTCTTAAAATTGCAATAGGAGGTACTGATATTCACAAAGTACCTGTTGGGGTAATTATGACTAGAATGCCTAACATAATATATGCAAGTACAGAGGATACTGCCTTTAGTATTGCACAGAAGATAATTGGGCATGAAATTGATAGTATACCTATTATTGAAAAAGAAACTAGGGATGGTAGAGACATAATAAGAATAGTTGGAAAAGTATCTAAAACAAACATAACAAAGTTATTTGTAAGATTAGGAGATAGCTAA
- a CDS encoding DUF4342 domain-containing protein, whose protein sequence is MSEVTLEKVDKVIERTGVSYGEAKEALENSEGDVLDAIIYIENLKKQKAQQEENNTGESIEEFKAYLKDLINKGNVTRIKIKKDEKVIVDVPVNAGIAAGVIGIILPQLMAIGVIAAIVTKITVEITKENGEVEVVNKYIKGAYEDIKYKASDAYDIIKNKVNDMKSGVKGTTYKAKSGDSSDEKFYTYTVKFDDEE, encoded by the coding sequence ATGAGTGAAGTAACATTAGAAAAAGTTGATAAGGTTATTGAAAGAACTGGAGTAAGTTATGGAGAGGCTAAAGAAGCTTTAGAAAATTCTGAAGGTGATGTTTTAGACGCAATAATATACATTGAAAATCTAAAGAAGCAAAAAGCACAGCAAGAAGAAAATAATACTGGAGAAAGTATCGAAGAGTTTAAAGCCTACTTAAAGGATTTAATTAATAAAGGAAATGTAACTAGAATTAAGATAAAGAAAGATGAAAAAGTAATTGTTGATGTTCCAGTAAATGCTGGTATTGCAGCAGGAGTTATAGGTATAATACTTCCTCAACTAATGGCTATTGGAGTTATTGCAGCTATTGTTACAAAAATAACAGTTGAAATCACAAAGGAAAATGGCGAAGTTGAAGTTGTAAACAAATATATAAAAGGGGCATATGAGGATATAAAATATAAAGCATCAGATGCCTATGACATTATAAAAAATAAAGTGAATGATATGAAAAGTGGTGTTAAAGGAACTACTTATAAAGCTAAAAGTGGGGATTCTTCAGATGAAAAATTCTACACTTATACAGTTAAATTTGATGATGAAGAATAA
- the recO gene encoding DNA repair protein RecO encodes MILSLFETKGVVIKTQDFKENDKLVWIFTEKIGKITAIAKGAKKSRSKYLSVTLPLCFADYMLFRGKNLYTLSEGKINNSFQGLLGNLEKLTYSSYLCELIDICLVDEESNRGLFKDFVTCLYLLNTDAIDYELLVRAFELKILKATGYALKLDNCVLCNSKMNTGSYISISSFGGVCEKCEKEHGVYISKGAYSALRFLNSLEMDKMYRVNVTSEIKEEISKVTSLIFSSNYSKKPKSLEMLDYIKER; translated from the coding sequence ATTATCCTGTCATTATTTGAAACTAAAGGAGTTGTAATTAAAACTCAAGATTTTAAAGAAAATGATAAATTGGTGTGGATATTTACTGAAAAGATAGGCAAGATTACTGCTATTGCAAAAGGTGCAAAAAAAAGTAGAAGTAAATACCTATCTGTTACACTTCCACTATGTTTTGCTGACTACATGCTATTTAGAGGTAAGAATCTATATACTTTATCTGAAGGAAAGATTAACAATTCATTTCAAGGACTACTAGGAAATCTTGAAAAACTTACATACTCCTCATACCTATGTGAATTGATAGATATATGTTTAGTAGATGAAGAAAGCAACAGGGGATTGTTTAAAGACTTTGTTACTTGCTTATATTTATTAAATACAGATGCAATTGATTATGAACTACTGGTTAGAGCATTTGAACTTAAGATATTAAAAGCAACAGGCTATGCATTAAAATTAGATAATTGTGTATTATGTAATAGCAAGATGAATACTGGAAGCTATATTAGTATATCAAGTTTTGGAGGCGTTTGTGAAAAGTGTGAAAAGGAACATGGAGTTTATATTTCAAAGGGGGCATATAGTGCTCTGAGATTCTTGAATTCATTAGAAATGGATAAGATGTACAGAGTAAATGTCACCTCAGAAATAAAAGAAGAAATTTCAAAAGTCACATCATTAATTTTTTCATCAAATTATTCCAAGAAACCGAAAAGTTTAGAGATGTTAGATTATATTAAGGAGAGATAA
- the era gene encoding GTPase Era: MFKSGFITIVGRPNVGKSTLTNHIMGEKLSIVSHKPQTTRNNIQTILTGEDYQMVFVDTPGIHKPKHKLGEYMVNSAKDSIKDVDLVLFLITPEVEVGRGDKFIIEALKGQKAPVFLVVNKVDESTPDKVAETLVNYSKEYEFAEIIPISALKGKNTETLIELMIKYLPEGPQYYPEDMITDVQERFVVAEIVREKALKTLREEIPHGIAVDIIQMKQNENGKYTIEVDLICEKDSHKGIIIGKNGQSLKKIGETARYEVERFLKARVNLKIWVKVRKEWRDNPLLLKELGYKKLK, translated from the coding sequence ATGTTCAAATCAGGATTTATAACTATTGTAGGTAGACCTAATGTTGGAAAGTCTACACTAACCAATCATATCATGGGTGAAAAATTATCAATAGTTTCCCATAAACCTCAGACAACTAGAAATAACATTCAAACTATTTTAACTGGAGAAGACTATCAAATGGTATTTGTTGATACTCCAGGTATACATAAACCTAAACATAAACTAGGCGAGTATATGGTTAACTCCGCAAAAGATTCTATAAAAGATGTGGATTTAGTCTTATTTTTAATAACTCCTGAAGTAGAAGTTGGAAGAGGAGATAAATTTATAATTGAAGCTTTAAAAGGTCAAAAAGCTCCTGTTTTTCTAGTTGTGAATAAAGTAGATGAAAGCACACCAGATAAAGTAGCTGAAACATTGGTAAATTATTCTAAAGAGTATGAATTTGCAGAAATCATACCTATATCTGCGCTAAAAGGTAAAAATACAGAAACACTTATAGAACTAATGATTAAGTATCTGCCAGAAGGCCCTCAATACTATCCAGAAGATATGATTACAGATGTGCAGGAAAGGTTTGTAGTAGCTGAAATCGTAAGAGAAAAAGCTTTAAAAACACTTCGTGAAGAGATTCCACATGGAATAGCTGTTGACATAATTCAAATGAAGCAAAATGAAAATGGTAAATATACTATTGAAGTAGATCTAATATGCGAGAAAGATTCACATAAAGGTATAATTATTGGAAAAAATGGGCAGAGTTTAAAGAAGATTGGTGAAACTGCTAGGTATGAAGTGGAAAGATTCTTGAAGGCAAGAGTTAATTTGAAAATTTGGGTTAAGGTTAGAAAAGAATGGAGAGATAATCCACTATTACTTAAAGAATTAGGATACAAGAAGCTTAAATAA
- a CDS encoding cytidine deaminase yields the protein MDIEILIDEAIKAREKAYVPYSNFKVGAAALFEDGKIYSGCNIENASFGATNCAERTAIFNAVAKGNRVLKAIAVIGDTNNFTAPCGICRQVIAEFAENPEIKIIIVKNHKEYIVKTLDEILPGSFTKKDLEV from the coding sequence ATGGATATAGAAATTTTAATTGATGAGGCAATAAAAGCAAGAGAAAAGGCTTATGTTCCATATTCAAATTTTAAAGTAGGAGCAGCAGCATTATTTGAAGATGGAAAAATCTATTCAGGTTGTAATATAGAAAATGCATCGTTTGGTGCAACAAATTGTGCTGAAAGAACAGCTATTTTTAATGCTGTAGCAAAAGGAAATAGAGTACTTAAAGCTATAGCGGTAATAGGAGATACAAACAATTTTACTGCACCCTGCGGTATATGCAGGCAAGTAATTGCAGAATTTGCAGAAAATCCAGAGATTAAAATTATAATTGTAAAAAATCATAAGGAATATATAGTGAAAACTTTAGATGAAATATTGCCAGGATCCTTTACAAAAAAAGATCTTGAAGTATAG
- a CDS encoding diacylglycerol kinase, translated as MKFKKLVDSFNHAINGIIHAVRTQRNMQIHMAATLAVLIACFFYDISRFEFLILAITITMVISAELINTAIEAAIDSTTNYYHPLAKIAKNAAAGGVLVTAINAIIVGYIIFWDKLSKATYVVINKIKNSEPYTIFIALVIVCIVTIIVKAIFGEGTPLKGGMPSGHSAIAFSIATAISLITEEPIVVSLSYLMAFITAQSRVDSEVHSVSEVVVGAIFGSVLTLVIFKLFS; from the coding sequence ATGAAATTTAAAAAACTTGTAGATAGTTTCAATCATGCTATTAATGGAATAATTCATGCAGTGAGAACGCAAAGAAATATGCAGATACATATGGCTGCAACGCTAGCTGTACTTATCGCTTGTTTCTTTTATGATATTTCAAGATTTGAATTTCTAATACTTGCAATTACAATAACGATGGTAATAAGTGCAGAATTAATAAATACTGCAATAGAGGCAGCAATAGATTCAACTACTAATTATTATCATCCCCTTGCAAAGATTGCAAAAAATGCAGCAGCTGGAGGAGTATTAGTTACTGCCATTAATGCTATAATTGTTGGATATATAATCTTTTGGGATAAACTAAGCAAAGCTACATATGTAGTAATTAATAAGATAAAAAACTCAGAACCATACACTATATTTATAGCGCTAGTAATCGTATGTATAGTTACCATAATTGTGAAGGCCATATTTGGTGAAGGAACTCCGTTAAAGGGTGGAATGCCCTCAGGACATAGTGCTATAGCTTTTTCGATTGCTACAGCAATATCATTAATTACAGAAGAACCTATTGTTGTCAGTTTAAGCTATCTTATGGCATTTATTACAGCACAAAGTAGAGTTGATTCTGAGGTACATTCTGTATCTGAAGTGGTCGTTGGAGCCATTTTTGGTTCTGTACTTACATTGGTCATTTTTAAACTATTTAGCTAG
- the ybeY gene encoding rRNA maturation RNase YbeY — protein sequence MIYFDNRQDKVEINEEFEKLVDEIVQFALKEEEVDEKVQISIVFVDNKEIREINNETRGIDKETDVLSFPMLDYEDGKVFKEQYNNFSFDETYYDGEELVLGDIVLSLEKSLEQSQEYNHSFKRETSYLIIHSILHLLGYDHMEDNEKGIMRKREEDILNKLNIKRD from the coding sequence ATGATATATTTTGATAATAGACAAGATAAGGTAGAAATAAATGAAGAATTTGAAAAATTAGTGGATGAAATAGTTCAATTTGCATTGAAAGAAGAAGAAGTAGATGAAAAAGTGCAAATCTCAATAGTATTTGTAGATAATAAAGAAATTAGAGAAATTAATAATGAAACTAGGGGAATTGACAAGGAAACAGATGTTTTGAGTTTTCCTATGTTAGATTATGAAGATGGTAAAGTGTTTAAAGAACAGTATAATAATTTTTCATTTGATGAAACTTATTACGATGGAGAAGAATTAGTTTTAGGGGATATTGTTTTATCACTAGAAAAATCACTTGAGCAAAGCCAAGAATATAATCATTCCTTTAAAAGAGAAACATCATATTTAATTATACACTCTATTCTTCACTTATTAGGTTATGACCACATGGAGGATAATGAAAAAGGTATAATGAGAAAAAGAGAAGAAGATATATTAAATAAATTAAACATTAAAAGAGATTAA
- a CDS encoding HD family phosphohydrolase — MGKERENKGMIDIKRILTFFLSFIIIYVIVMSSFISKKYSLKAGDIAKADIKAPRDTIDENATKAKEQEVVDKIDKQYTLKSDISKDALNKTKNFFQKITALVDSTANEADKIEALKGLKIVQLDDEDYKYLLTLTKDNVVALQNKANDVIGKVYQKNIEEDKIEDIQTAKNTVEVEIANSEFNRKQKEILIALLESQIKPNFIYDKEKTDETIAEAKKNVPKIVIKKNQIIVKEGEPVTDDQVALLNELGLLKNSGSENSIILYLTLGIFVATILVLQYFYVSKYYKKIFDNTNNLILINIINIISLILARTLSLISPYLIPLAFGPILLELLLNYKLSLVLSLFNCVLISGVVGFKPEVMILAFVSTILGATSLRKMQQRNDILLSTVYIAVTISLVCFSAGMLLSNDIIEVLKATGMAAIGTIVSGILSIGFLPIFETTFDIVTIVKLLELSNPNNPLLKKLLMEAPGTYHHSILVSNLAELAAEEVGGNSVLARIGSFYHDIGKTKRPYFFKENQIGNDNPHDKITPNLSTLIITSHVKEGLELAKEYNLPKAITEMIATHHGTTLVKYFYHKMKTTAENPEEINEKDFRYPGPKPESKEAGIIMLADSVEAAVRSISDPTKGKIEEMVNNIIKDKLFTGELDECELTLKDLDKIQKSFLKVLTGIYHKRIEYPKDEKGVK, encoded by the coding sequence ATGGGGAAAGAAAGGGAAAACAAAGGAATGATAGATATTAAGAGAATACTAACATTTTTCTTAAGTTTTATCATAATTTATGTTATAGTAATGAGTTCTTTTATTAGTAAAAAGTATAGTTTGAAGGCAGGAGATATAGCAAAAGCAGATATCAAGGCTCCAAGGGATACTATAGATGAAAATGCTACTAAAGCAAAAGAACAGGAAGTTGTAGATAAGATAGATAAGCAATATACTTTAAAGTCAGATATATCAAAGGATGCATTAAACAAAACAAAGAATTTTTTTCAGAAAATAACTGCATTAGTAGATTCAACTGCTAACGAAGCTGATAAAATAGAAGCATTAAAAGGACTGAAAATTGTTCAATTAGATGATGAAGATTATAAATATTTACTGACACTAACTAAAGACAATGTTGTAGCACTTCAAAATAAGGCAAATGACGTTATTGGGAAAGTATATCAAAAAAATATTGAAGAAGACAAAATTGAAGATATACAAACTGCTAAGAATACAGTTGAAGTAGAAATAGCCAACAGTGAATTTAATAGAAAGCAAAAGGAGATTCTAATAGCTTTATTAGAATCTCAAATAAAACCTAATTTTATATATGACAAAGAAAAAACTGATGAGACTATTGCAGAAGCTAAAAAAAATGTTCCTAAAATAGTTATAAAAAAGAATCAAATAATAGTCAAAGAAGGGGAACCAGTTACAGATGACCAAGTTGCACTTCTAAATGAACTAGGGCTTCTAAAAAATTCAGGAAGTGAAAATAGTATAATACTATATCTTACTCTAGGAATATTTGTCGCAACAATTTTAGTGCTTCAATACTTTTATGTAAGTAAGTACTATAAAAAAATATTTGATAATACAAACAATCTTATTCTTATAAATATAATTAACATAATATCACTTATATTGGCTAGAACCCTATCACTAATTTCACCATATTTAATTCCTCTAGCCTTTGGACCTATTTTATTAGAATTATTGCTAAATTATAAGTTAAGCCTAGTACTAAGTTTGTTTAATTGTGTATTAATAAGTGGAGTGGTTGGCTTTAAACCTGAAGTAATGATTTTAGCATTTGTTTCAACTATACTTGGAGCTACCTCACTCAGGAAAATGCAACAGAGAAATGATATATTATTATCTACTGTATATATAGCAGTTACCATATCATTAGTATGTTTTTCTGCAGGTATGCTACTTTCTAATGATATAATTGAAGTTCTTAAAGCCACAGGAATGGCTGCAATTGGGACAATAGTATCAGGAATATTATCAATAGGATTTTTACCAATATTTGAAACCACCTTTGATATTGTTACCATAGTAAAACTATTAGAATTATCAAACCCAAATAATCCTCTATTAAAGAAACTATTGATGGAAGCGCCAGGAACATACCATCATTCAATATTAGTTTCAAATTTAGCTGAGCTAGCAGCAGAAGAAGTTGGGGGAAATTCGGTTTTAGCTAGAATAGGGTCTTTTTATCACGATATTGGTAAAACTAAAAGGCCATACTTTTTTAAAGAAAATCAGATTGGAAATGATAATCCACATGATAAAATAACTCCAAATCTAAGTACATTAATTATTACATCACATGTTAAAGAAGGTTTGGAACTCGCTAAAGAGTATAATTTACCAAAAGCAATTACAGAAATGATAGCAACCCATCATGGAACAACATTAGTTAAGTATTTCTATCACAAGATGAAAACCACTGCTGAAAATCCTGAAGAGATTAATGAAAAAGATTTTAGATACCCTGGTCCAAAGCCTGAAAGTAAAGAGGCTGGAATTATAATGCTAGCAGATTCAGTAGAGGCAGCAGTAAGAAGTATAAGTGATCCCACTAAGGGTAAAATTGAAGAGATGGTAAATAATATAATTAAGGATAAACTCTTTACTGGAGAATTAGATGAGTGTGAGCTTACACTTAAGGATTTAGATAAAATTCAGAAGAGTTTCTTAAAGGTATTAACTGGTATTTATCATAAAAGAATAGAATACCCTAAAGATGAAAAAGGAGTAAAATAG
- the yqfD gene encoding sporulation protein YqfD: MNFIERVKKGTITIEVRAFIPEKFINLLWSQGIYASNIKKIDLTTFLVDIDLVDLKNIDKIAKRAGAKYKVVGKKGLAFYIIRAKRQLSLVIGALLFIGVMFYLSTYVWSIEINTKKVLSPFEVRRQLNELGIKPGIKKSSLNVYSLEKQIEDSNGEIMWVRARIEGSSLKIDIEEKTNPPILRNENQNGGVIAKEDGVIERIYTISGKPMVKSGDVVKKGDLLIAPTQGKEGFEYTVKAEGQVMANTFYEKDVEVQVSGKIKERSGNKQNALYFECLGKKIYIKKPIKNYVDYDKIEFTGNLIKGETYYEINEKEISLDIEKVKKETIDKARESVLKEIDKDAKITQEIVNVENEEEGKVIIKAIFVVKQDIAVTNSQT; this comes from the coding sequence ATGAATTTTATTGAGAGAGTAAAGAAAGGAACAATAACTATAGAGGTAAGGGCATTTATACCTGAAAAATTTATCAACTTACTATGGAGTCAAGGGATATATGCATCTAATATAAAGAAGATAGATTTAACTACTTTTTTAGTAGATATTGATTTGGTTGATTTGAAAAACATAGATAAGATAGCTAAAAGAGCTGGAGCAAAGTATAAAGTTGTGGGTAAGAAAGGATTAGCTTTCTATATTATAAGAGCGAAAAGGCAATTATCTTTGGTAATAGGAGCACTGTTGTTTATAGGAGTTATGTTTTACTTATCAACATATGTTTGGAGCATAGAAATCAATACTAAAAAGGTTCTTTCACCTTTTGAGGTTAGAAGGCAATTAAACGAGTTGGGAATAAAACCTGGGATTAAAAAGTCATCATTAAACGTATATTCACTTGAAAAACAAATAGAAGATTCTAATGGAGAAATCATGTGGGTGAGGGCAAGAATAGAGGGCTCCAGTTTAAAAATAGACATAGAAGAAAAAACAAATCCTCCTATTTTAAGAAATGAAAATCAAAATGGTGGAGTTATTGCAAAAGAAGATGGAGTAATTGAAAGAATTTATACTATATCTGGAAAACCAATGGTGAAGTCTGGAGATGTAGTTAAAAAAGGTGATTTATTAATTGCGCCTACTCAAGGGAAAGAAGGATTTGAATATACAGTTAAAGCAGAAGGACAAGTAATGGCGAATACTTTTTATGAAAAGGATGTTGAAGTACAAGTTAGTGGTAAAATAAAAGAAAGATCAGGTAATAAACAAAACGCATTGTATTTTGAATGCTTAGGAAAGAAAATTTATATAAAAAAGCCTATAAAAAACTATGTTGACTATGATAAAATAGAATTTACAGGGAATTTAATTAAGGGTGAAACATATTATGAAATAAATGAAAAGGAAATCTCTTTAGATATCGAAAAGGTTAAAAAAGAAACTATCGATAAGGCAAGAGAATCTGTATTAAAAGAAATAGATAAAGATGCTAAGATTACGCAAGAAATAGTTAATGTAGAAAATGAGGAAGAAGGAAAAGTTATAATTAAAGCAATTTTTGTAGTGAAACAAGACATAGCAGTTACTAATAGTCAAACGTAA
- the yqfC gene encoding sporulation protein YqfC yields the protein MESKWVRAKEKVIEELELPKDVMFNLPKITIVGNSEVCIENHKGIISFDRESVKVNSKIGTVLITGESFEISFIGGETLVIQGIFKSIVYEGII from the coding sequence ATGGAATCAAAATGGGTAAGGGCAAAAGAAAAAGTTATAGAAGAACTAGAATTACCTAAGGATGTTATGTTTAACTTGCCTAAAATAACCATAGTGGGCAATAGTGAGGTGTGTATAGAAAATCATAAGGGAATAATATCTTTTGATAGAGAATCTGTGAAAGTAAACTCAAAAATAGGAACTGTTTTAATAACAGGAGAATCTTTTGAAATTTCATTTATTGGAGGAGAGACTTTAGTAATACAAGGGATATTTAAATCAATAGTTTATGAGGGGATAATATAG
- a CDS encoding GatB/YqeY domain-containing protein, translating to MPTIKERLQEDWKQALKAGNKFKAGTLSTAKSAILLVEKTDNAKLEDEQVIEILAREIKQRREAMLEFEKGNRQDLVDGNKAEIEILLSYLPQQLEENEILEIVKQAAIEVGASSMKEMGKVMAKVRPQTVGRADGKLVSSIVKEYLSK from the coding sequence TTGCCAACAATAAAAGAAAGACTTCAAGAAGACTGGAAACAGGCTTTGAAAGCTGGAAATAAATTTAAAGCCGGCACTTTAAGTACAGCAAAATCAGCGATTCTATTAGTAGAAAAAACTGATAATGCTAAGCTTGAAGATGAGCAGGTTATTGAAATATTAGCAAGAGAAATCAAGCAAAGAAGAGAAGCTATGCTTGAGTTCGAAAAGGGAAATAGACAAGATCTAGTAGATGGCAATAAGGCAGAAATTGAGATTTTGTTAAGTTACCTTCCTCAGCAGTTAGAAGAAAATGAGATACTTGAAATTGTTAAACAAGCAGCGATTGAAGTGGGTGCCAGTAGCATGAAAGAAATGGGCAAAGTTATGGCAAAAGTTAGACCTCAAACTGTAGGTCGTGCAGATGGAAAGCTTGTTAGCTCAATTGTAAAAGAATATCTAAGTAAGTAA
- the rpsU gene encoding 30S ribosomal protein S21 gives MSEIRVGENETLESALRRFKRKCARAGVLSEVRKREHYEKPSVKRKKKSEAARKRKFK, from the coding sequence ATGTCAGAAATCAGAGTTGGAGAAAATGAAACTTTAGAGAGTGCATTAAGAAGATTTAAAAGAAAATGTGCTAGAGCGGGTGTTCTTTCAGAAGTTAGGAAGAGAGAGCATTACGAAAAACCAAGTGTTAAGAGAAAGAAAAAATCAGAAGCTGCAAGAAAAAGAAAATTCAAGTAG
- a CDS encoding histidine triad nucleotide-binding protein → MEDCIFCKIIKGEIPSKKIYEDDKVLAFHDISPEAPVHFLVIPKTHIESANLLDENNASIVSHVFIVINKIVSELGIADSGYRIVNNCGEDGGQTVNHMHFHVLGGRALKWPPG, encoded by the coding sequence GTGGAAGATTGTATTTTTTGCAAGATAATAAAAGGAGAAATACCTTCAAAGAAAATCTACGAAGATGACAAAGTTTTGGCTTTTCATGATATAAGTCCTGAAGCACCAGTACATTTTTTAGTTATACCTAAAACCCATATTGAAAGTGCGAACTTGCTAGATGAAAATAATGCCTCAATAGTTTCACATGTTTTTATAGTTATTAATAAAATAGTTAGTGAGTTAGGTATAGCGGATAGTGGTTATAGAATTGTAAATAATTGCGGAGAAGATGGCGGTCAAACCGTAAACCATATGCATTTTCACGTGCTAGGGGGAAGGGCCTTAAAGTGGCCACCAGGCTAA
- the mtaB gene encoding tRNA (N(6)-L-threonylcarbamoyladenosine(37)-C(2))-methylthiotransferase MtaB, with protein sequence MKVAFATLGCRVNVYESEAMMEKFIREGYEIVDYSEAADVYVINTCSVTNMGDKKSRQMISRGRRQSPESIIAVVGCYSQIATDEVGNIDGVDVVLGTRNKGEIVYWVNKAKETKEKQIQVGQVLKNNEFEDLKIEEYQDKTRAFLKIQDGCNRFCAYCLIPYARGAVCSKDPDKVISEIKSLAENGFKEIILSGIHIASYGVDLDKKVTLVDIIEEIESIDGIERVRIGSIDPTFFTEEVVKKIVNFKKLCPHFHLSLQSGANETLKRMNRRYTKEEYENIVNFLRDNFKDVAITTDVIVGFPGETKEEFEETYEFLKKIKLSKMHIFKYSPRKGTRAAEMEEQIDGTTKDERSKLLMKLNEENEKEFISRYIDKEVNVLFEQQYKAEEGTYEGYTENYIKVVGKSSCKDIIGKIAKVKINSAGNELAYGEIISID encoded by the coding sequence ATGAAAGTTGCATTTGCTACCCTTGGATGCAGAGTTAATGTATATGAATCAGAAGCTATGATGGAAAAGTTCATAAGAGAAGGTTATGAAATAGTTGACTATAGTGAAGCGGCGGATGTTTATGTAATAAATACTTGCTCGGTAACTAATATGGGAGATAAAAAATCAAGACAAATGATTTCTCGTGGAAGAAGACAAAGTCCAGAGTCAATTATCGCAGTTGTAGGATGTTATTCTCAAATTGCGACAGATGAAGTTGGAAATATCGATGGCGTGGATGTTGTTCTTGGAACAAGGAATAAAGGCGAAATTGTTTATTGGGTAAATAAAGCTAAGGAAACGAAAGAGAAGCAGATACAAGTTGGGCAAGTTCTAAAAAATAATGAATTTGAAGATTTGAAAATTGAAGAATATCAAGATAAAACGAGAGCATTTTTAAAGATTCAAGATGGATGTAATAGATTTTGTGCATATTGCTTAATTCCATATGCTAGAGGAGCTGTTTGTTCAAAAGATCCAGACAAGGTAATATCAGAAATTAAGTCTTTAGCAGAAAATGGTTTTAAAGAAATAATTCTTTCAGGAATACATATAGCATCCTATGGCGTAGACTTAGATAAAAAGGTTACTTTAGTAGATATTATTGAGGAAATTGAATCTATTGATGGAATAGAAAGAGTAAGAATAGGTTCTATTGATCCTACTTTCTTTACAGAAGAAGTAGTAAAGAAGATAGTAAACTTTAAGAAGTTATGTCCACACTTCCATTTATCATTACAAAGTGGAGCTAATGAGACATTAAAGAGAATGAATAGAAGATATACAAAGGAAGAATACGAAAATATCGTTAATTTCTTGAGAGATAATTTTAAGGACGTTGCTATTACAACTGATGTCATTGTAGGCTTCCCAGGAGAAACAAAAGAAGAATTTGAAGAAACATATGAGTTCTTAAAGAAAATAAAATTGTCCAAGATGCATATATTTAAGTATTCACCAAGAAAAGGTACTAGAGCTGCAGAAATGGAAGAACAAATTGACGGAACTACAAAGGATGAGAGAAGTAAACTCCTAATGAAGCTAAACGAAGAAAATGAGAAAGAGTTTATAAGCAGATACATTGATAAGGAAGTAAATGTATTATTTGAACAACAATATAAAGCAGAAGAAGGAACTTATGAAGGATATACAGAAAATTATATAAAAGTAGTTGGAAAATCTTCATGCAAAGATATTATAGGTAAAATTGCTAAGGTAAAAATAAACTCTGCAGGAAATGAACTAGCTTATGGAGAAATTATATCTATAGATTAG